The following nucleotide sequence is from Micromonospora sp. WMMD1120.
CCTGGCTGGCGGAGTCGGAGCTGCCCTTCGCCGAGCGACTGGTCGCCGCGCTGCGGGCGGGAGACGAGGCCGGCGGTGACCGACGCGGGCGGCAGAGCGCCGGGCTGCTGGTGGTCGAGCGCGGCGGAGGATACGGCGGCACCAGCGACGTGGTGGTCGATCTCCGGGTGGACGACCACCCGGACCCGGTCGCCGAGTTGGGTCGGCTGCTCGCCGTGCACACCATGCTGTTCGGCCGGCCCGACCCGGCCACCCTGCTCGACCTCAGCGGGGCGGTGGCCGCCGAGGTGACCGCGCTGCTGGGCGCGTTGGGCCACCCGGTGACCGACGGCGGGACGGAGGCGGCGTTGACCTCCTGGGCCGGCCTGGAGAACCTGGAGGAGCGACTGGTGCCCGGTCGGATCGACCCGGTGGTGCTCGCCCACCTGCGCGGCGTCGCCCCGCACGTCCCCGCGCCCCGCGCTGACCTGAGGCGGCCCTCAGCGGCAGCGACGACCAGCGAGTGACGGCCACCAGCGCGCGACGGGAACGGCGACCAGCGGCAGCGCCAGCGGGCGTGGGCAGGGTTCAGCGGCCGAAGGAGAGCCAGCGGAAGCCGGCCGCGTCTATCGTGGCCCGCTCCCGACTGATCAGCGCCGCCCGGCCGGTGGTCTTGCGGATCAGCGTCAGCCGGTCCCAGCCCAGGGCGGCAGGCACCGGACGCCCTCCGCTGAGCAGGTCGGCGATCACCTCGGCCGCTGCGGCGGTGAGCCACGGCGGCCGGCCCAGCGCGGCGGCCAGGTCCAGACCGTGCACGCCCACCTCGACGACGCGGGTCCGCAGGAACTCGGTGAGGCTCATCGCGTCGCCGTGCCGGGTCCGCACCAGCCGACCGGGCGGCGCGGCGGCGACGGCGGCGTCGGTGGCCCGCCACGCCCGGTCCAACTCGGCGGCGAGCGCCGAACGGTCCACCTGGAGCGCGTCGCGCCGCCCGCCGGCGATCCGGTCGGCGTCGACCTGCTCGGTGAACTTCGCCCGGGAGAAGTAGCCCGCGGCGTCCACCTCGGCACGCGGCGGCGCGGGCGCGGCCAGCATGTCACTCAGCCGGCCGACACCGGTGCGGACGTGCGCGGTCAGCTCCCGTACGGTCCACGGCGGGCAGTCGGTGGAGCGGTCCAGGTCGGCCTCGGACAGGTCGGCCAGCACCGCCGTGAGCGCCGCGCACTCGGCGGAGAACGCCGCGCGGATTGGCTCCGTCATCCGGGTCAGCCCTTGACCCTGGGCACCAGCCGGTGCACCACGGTGAGCACCAGCGCCATCACCACCGCCATCGTGCCGGCGATCCCGGCGGCGCTGCCCGCGTATCCCACGAACAGCGGGCGGCGGCTCAACTCGGTCGGCCCGAGGTCGCGCAGGTTGATCAGCCAGGCCAGGGACAGCCCGCAGGCGATCAGGGCGAGGACGCCGCCCAGCCCGAGCACCGCCGCCGCGACGCGGTGCGCGTCGCCGGGGGCCACCTCGGCCTGCTCCCGCTGGGTGACCAGCAGGAGCAGCCCGGCCAGCGCCGCCCAGACACCCACCACGAGGTACGCGGCGACGGCGTCGCTGGGCCGGTGCCAGCCGGCGGAGAGGGTGGCGACTCCGGCGACGGCGGCGTAGCTGGCACCGATGAAGGCGCCGACGGCGCGCACCTTGCGCGGCAGCACGAGCACCAGCGCGACCGCCACCGAGGCGGCGACGGTGGTGTGCCCGCTGGGCAGACTGTTGCCCACGGCGGCACGCTCCGGGTCGAGACCGAAGTCGGGTCGGCTCAGTCCGTACTTCAGCAGTTGGGTCGAGACGTTCGCGCCGGCGATCAGCAGGGTGGCGGTGATGGCCAGCGCGATCCGACCCCGGATCAACGCGATGAACCCGATCGTCGCGGTGGCGGCCAGCAGGGAGACCACCGACATCGCGTTGAGGATCCGGTCGACGGGGCCGTCGATGGTGTCCTGCCCGATCCGGTTGCCGGTGAGGGCGACGGTGTCCACCCACTGGCCGATCTCCAGGTGCACCGCCACCCGCCAGACGGCGAGGAAGGCGGCCGTCTGCACAAGGGCCAGTACGACCAACCAGACCGCCGTCCAACCCCGTGCCGTCGCGCGCATCCGCACACCGTAGCGGCAGGTGTCGCCGGTCCGACCGGTGGCCCGCCGCCAATCGCCGGTTAGGTTGTGCCGGGAGCGAGGAGGCGGTGATGGACGGAACACCGGAGCGTGGCAGCGGTCCGACCGGGGCTGGTCCGGGGCGTGCCACCGCGGACCCGGCGGGACCGGAGCGGACCGAGTCGCTGGCGGATCTGCTGGGCGGGCGACGCGGCGCCGTCGACGCCACACTGCCCCCGGTGGCGTTCGCGGCGGGCTGGCTGCTGGGTGACGAGTCGTTGTGGGCCGGGGTCGGCGCCGCGCTCGCGGTGGGCGCGGTGGTGGCCGGCGTACGCCTGCGTCGGGGTGACCGTCCGCGCTCGGTGCTGATCGGTCTGCTGGCCGTCTGTGTCGCGGCGTTGATCGCGGTACGCACCGGCCGGGCCGAGAACTTCTTTCTGATCCAGGTGCTGTCCAACGCCGCGAGCGCTCTCGCCTGGACGGTCAGCATCGTGGTGCGCTGGCCGCTGCTCGGCGTGCTGGTCGGCGCGGTGCTCGGTCAGCGCGCCCGGTGGCGGCGGGACCGGGCGCTGCTGCGCGGGTACGGCCGGGCGAGTTGGGTGTGGACGGCGACCTACGTGCTGCGCGTGGCGGTGTTCGTGCCCCTGTACCTGGGTGGGCAGGTGCTCGCGTTGGTGGTGGCCCGGGTGGCGTTGACCTGGCCGCTGGTCGCCGCGGCGCTCGCGTTGAGCTGGGTGGTGCTGCGGCGGTCGTTGCCGGCCGGGCACCCGGGTCTGCGCCATCCGGTCGTCGAGGGACCGGTCGCCGGGCCTCGCTGAGCCGACGCGTCCACGACGGATCGTGGGCAAAAAAGTGGAGAGGCCGCCACGGGGGGAGCGGCCTCTCCGGTGACGTACGTTACTCCGTTCGGGACCCCGGTGTGATCCCGTGACGGCCCGAATTTCTGGGCTTTTTTGCGGCTGGCTCCAGTCCGGGCGGTGGGGTGGGCCAAGCCGATCCGCTGCGTCGGCCAGATGGCCGGCCCACCCCGGCCTGACCGTGGGTGTCAGGCCGTCCGCCGGTCGGGGTCCGTCGTTCCCCGGACCCCGCCGGACCCCGGGGTGGGCGGTCCACGCCACCCACCCCGGGTCGTCTGTCAGCCGTTCGGGAACAGGCTGCCGTAGTCGGCGTACGCCATGGCGACGTCAGCCTGTGCCCAGAACCGGTGGTAGTTGAAGGTCGGTTCCGGGCCACCGTCCAGGTACGCCTGCACCTTCGGCCAGTCCGGGTCGTTCTTGTAGAAGGACCGGATGTCGAGGAAGCTCTTGCCGGCGGCGATGGCGTCACCGTTCGGCATCTCCCCGGTCCAGCCGGACGGGACGTACAGGCCCTGCCCGGTGGAGGCGTTGTAGACGTCGTCGAAGCGCCGGTAGTCGCCGCGCGTCTCGGTGGTGGAGACACCCTTGGCGTCGCTGGCCGCCGACAGCGCGTCCAGCAGGCCCTTGGCGGTGGTCTTCGCCGCCGCGTTGCTCGACTTGGCCGCGTACGCGATCAGGGTCCGGGCGTAGGCGGCGGTGACGCCGACGTCCTGGCCCTTGGTGATCACCTCGACGTGCAGGTTGGTGTTGGGCTGCGGGTTGGACGGGTTCCAGGTGGTCGGCTGACCGGTCCACGCCATGTCCGACGGGATCGACCAGTTGGCGCCGAGCGTGGTGTTGGCGATCGCCCACGGCACCCACTTGTCCAGCAGCGCCTTGGCCTTCGCGTTGCCGGTCTGCAGGTACAGCTCGGCGATGCGCTGCATCGACCAGGCCTGCATGCCGAACCACTGGTTCGACGGCGGGTCGTTGTAGACCGGGTCGACGTCGTAGAACATGCCGTAGAAGGTGCTGGTGCCCGCCGGCGGCTGCGCGTAGCTGCCGTCCCAGCTGTTGGTGGCGCCACCGGCGATGCCGCCCTCGGCGGACTGCAGCCAGGTGTAGAACTCCAACTGCCGCTCGAAGCTCTTGGTCCAGTCGCTGGCGGCGGTCGGCGACTTCGGCGCCAGCTCCGGGGTGTTGGTCAGCGCCCAGGCCGCGAACGGGTTCTGGTAGCCGAAGTGGTTGTGGCTGGAGCCGATCCGCCAGGACCAGTTCTGGCTGGTGTCGTACGCGCCGCCCCAGGCGTAGTACCAGGACAGCAGGTAGTGCGCCGAGTCCCGGCCGCTGCCGGCGGGGCAGGTGCTCGCCCCGACGCAGTTGCCGATCTTCTTGAAGTACTTGTCGAACATCGCGTACCGCAGGTAGTCACCCATCTTGGCGGCCTTGGTGATGGTCGCCGCGACGTCGGCCTGCTTGCCCTGCGCCTTGGCCCAGGTCAGCGCCCAGTACGCGGCCTGCACGGCGCGGGCGTCGGCGTCCGGGGCGTTGGTGTACTTCCACTGCTTGGCCGGGGCGCCGGTGTCCTTGACGAACAGGTCGAGGTAGCCGTACTGACCGCCGTGCGCGAAGGTGTCGCAGGAGGGCTGCGGGATGGTCTCCCACACCGACTCCTGGGTGCCCCGCTGGAAGGTGTTGATGTAGGCGGGCTTGGTGGTGCCGTCACCGCAGCGGCCGAAGCCGTAGGTGTTGTCGACGTCCATCAGCCAGTGCATGCCGTAGATGTCGCCGGTGCCGTAGGTGGACTGCAGCTCCGAGCGCAGCGGGTCCTGCCCGACGGGGACGTTCGGGTTCAGCGCCGAGGGGTACTGGCTGGGCAGGTTGTACTCCGCGGCGTACTGCGGCGTCCCGGCCGAGCCGGACGTCGGCTGGTCGGCATGCGTCGGGATGATGTACTTCTCCATCACCGTCCAGGCGTTGTTGAACGGGGCCCAGTTCTGGGTGACCCGCCCGTAGTTCGCCTCCAGCCAGAGCCAGAAGCTGAACGCCTCGGAGGTGGTCTCGTGACCGTGGTCGGGTGCTTCCACGATCAGCGTCTCCACCGAGTGGTACGGCACGCCCTCGGGGCTGAAGTAGCCCGAGTTCTTGATCTTGCCGTACTGCTCGAGGAACTTCGCGATGTAGGTGTTGTCGCCGCCCGGGGTGTCGTTGTCGATCTCGGTGGCGGTGACCGCCAGCGAGGCCAGCCCCGTGGCGGAGGCGGTGATGGTGGCGGCGCCACCGGCGGTGTCGGCGTCCTCGGCCGCGGCGACCGTGACGGTGACCCCGGTGTTCCAGTTGCTCGAGGTCAGCGTGGCGCTGGTCGGCGAGACCGTGACGTCGGAGTCGCCGGTGCGGGTGAGGGTGACCGGCACGCTTGCCGTCGGCGCGGCGCTGAGCTTCAGGTTGAAGGTGGCGGTGCCACCCTCGGCGACGCTCACCGCGGACGGCGTGGCGACGAGCTGCGGGCCGCTGGCGGCGCCGACGGTGAACGCCTTCTCGTCGACCCCGATGCCGTTGGCGTTGTCGTAGGCCTTGGCCTGGACGGTGTAGCTACCGGCGGGCAGGTCCTCCTGCGTGTAGGAGTACGGCGCGCTGGTGTCGGTGTTGATCAGCAGGCCGTTGCGGTAGAACTCGACCTTGCTGATGGTTCCGTCCGGGTCGCTGGCGGTGGCGGTCAGCGGCACGTCGGCCGGCGCGGTGAACGGGCCGGCCGGCAGGCTCAGCGAGACGGTCGGCGGCTGGTTGGCCGGGGTGCCGTTGCAGGGCGTGCCGTTGAGCGTGAACGCGGTGGGCTTCGGGTTGCTGCCCGAGTGCGCGCCGTTGAAGCCGATGGTGGTGGAGGCCCCGGTGGCGAGGTTGCCGTTGTACGACTCGTTGGTCGCGGTGACCTCGCTGCCGGTCTGGCTGAACCGGGCCGACCAGCCCTGGACCACCCGCTGGCTGCTGTTCGGGAAGGTCCACTTGAGCGTCCAGCCGTTGATCGCGTCGCCCAGGTTCTTGATCGTCACGTTGGCGGTGAAGCCGGTGTTCCAGTCGTTCGTCGCGTAGACCACGTCGCAGGCGGGCGCGGCCTGTGCGGCGCCGGCGGGCAGGGTCACCCCGCCGACGGCGAGCACGG
It contains:
- a CDS encoding DUF1028 domain-containing protein, with the protein product MTFSLVARSADGRRHGVVVASKFLAAGALVPAAAADVGALATQAHVNLAYRPQGLALLRTGVAAADVVAGLVAADAGREHRQLGVVGVDGPGASWTGPACHPWAGGRTGDGWAAQGNILSGPEVVDALGETWLAESELPFAERLVAALRAGDEAGGDRRGRQSAGLLVVERGGGYGGTSDVVVDLRVDDHPDPVAELGRLLAVHTMLFGRPDPATLLDLSGAVAAEVTALLGALGHPVTDGGTEAALTSWAGLENLEERLVPGRIDPVVLAHLRGVAPHVPAPRADLRRPSAAATTSE
- a CDS encoding maleylpyruvate isomerase N-terminal domain-containing protein; this encodes MTEPIRAAFSAECAALTAVLADLSEADLDRSTDCPPWTVRELTAHVRTGVGRLSDMLAAPAPPRAEVDAAGYFSRAKFTEQVDADRIAGGRRDALQVDRSALAAELDRAWRATDAAVAAAPPGRLVRTRHGDAMSLTEFLRTRVVEVGVHGLDLAAALGRPPWLTAAAAEVIADLLSGGRPVPAALGWDRLTLIRKTTGRAALISRERATIDAAGFRWLSFGR
- a CDS encoding phosphatase PAP2 family protein codes for the protein MRMRATARGWTAVWLVVLALVQTAAFLAVWRVAVHLEIGQWVDTVALTGNRIGQDTIDGPVDRILNAMSVVSLLAATATIGFIALIRGRIALAITATLLIAGANVSTQLLKYGLSRPDFGLDPERAAVGNSLPSGHTTVAASVAVALVLVLPRKVRAVGAFIGASYAAVAGVATLSAGWHRPSDAVAAYLVVGVWAALAGLLLLVTQREQAEVAPGDAHRVAAAVLGLGGVLALIACGLSLAWLINLRDLGPTELSRRPLFVGYAGSAAGIAGTMAVVMALVLTVVHRLVPRVKG
- a CDS encoding DUF3159 domain-containing protein translates to MDGTPERGSGPTGAGPGRATADPAGPERTESLADLLGGRRGAVDATLPPVAFAAGWLLGDESLWAGVGAALAVGAVVAGVRLRRGDRPRSVLIGLLAVCVAALIAVRTGRAENFFLIQVLSNAASALAWTVSIVVRWPLLGVLVGAVLGQRARWRRDRALLRGYGRASWVWTATYVLRVAVFVPLYLGGQVLALVVARVALTWPLVAAALALSWVVLRRSLPAGHPGLRHPVVEGPVAGPR
- a CDS encoding glycoside hydrolase family 48 protein, whose amino-acid sequence is MRQLARRRRVAIVAAAVLAVGGVTLPAGAAQAAPACDVVYATNDWNTGFTANVTIKNLGDAINGWTLKWTFPNSSQRVVQGWSARFSQTGSEVTATNESYNGNLATGASTTIGFNGAHSGSNPKPTAFTLNGTPCNGTPANQPPTVSLSLPAGPFTAPADVPLTATASDPDGTISKVEFYRNGLLINTDTSAPYSYTQEDLPAGSYTVQAKAYDNANGIGVDEKAFTVGAASGPQLVATPSAVSVAEGGTATFNLKLSAAPTASVPVTLTRTGDSDVTVSPTSATLTSSNWNTGVTVTVAAAEDADTAGGAATITASATGLASLAVTATEIDNDTPGGDNTYIAKFLEQYGKIKNSGYFSPEGVPYHSVETLIVEAPDHGHETTSEAFSFWLWLEANYGRVTQNWAPFNNAWTVMEKYIIPTHADQPTSGSAGTPQYAAEYNLPSQYPSALNPNVPVGQDPLRSELQSTYGTGDIYGMHWLMDVDNTYGFGRCGDGTTKPAYINTFQRGTQESVWETIPQPSCDTFAHGGQYGYLDLFVKDTGAPAKQWKYTNAPDADARAVQAAYWALTWAKAQGKQADVAATITKAAKMGDYLRYAMFDKYFKKIGNCVGASTCPAGSGRDSAHYLLSWYYAWGGAYDTSQNWSWRIGSSHNHFGYQNPFAAWALTNTPELAPKSPTAASDWTKSFERQLEFYTWLQSAEGGIAGGATNSWDGSYAQPPAGTSTFYGMFYDVDPVYNDPPSNQWFGMQAWSMQRIAELYLQTGNAKAKALLDKWVPWAIANTTLGANWSIPSDMAWTGQPTTWNPSNPQPNTNLHVEVITKGQDVGVTAAYARTLIAYAAKSSNAAAKTTAKGLLDALSAASDAKGVSTTETRGDYRRFDDVYNASTGQGLYVPSGWTGEMPNGDAIAAGKSFLDIRSFYKNDPDWPKVQAYLDGGPEPTFNYHRFWAQADVAMAYADYGSLFPNG